One Lutzomyia longipalpis isolate SR_M1_2022 chromosome 4, ASM2433408v1 DNA segment encodes these proteins:
- the LOC129794498 gene encoding acyl-CoA Delta-9 desaturase-like: MGAHRYFTHRTFKANIIIRRVLIVLFTMCGQNSLWQWVKDHRQHHKYSDTDADPHNARRGFFFSHVGWLISERHPKVLQYSKGIDMSDLEADSWIMFQNKYYFQVYAVVCVLIPCIIPIILWNEDPVKSFLVCYSARTCLSLTFTCFINSLAHTYGQRPYDKTILPRQNKFVSIFIAGEGWHNFHHAFPWDYRASELGTSFNLAANAIDFCAKMGWVYDLKTVSVQSLEKRIKKTGDNSHEKYGKQASKKLI, from the exons ATGGGAGCCCATAGATACTTCACCCATCGTACGTTTAAGGCAAACATCATAATACGACGAGTCCTTATTGTCCTATTTACAATGTGTGGTCAAAATTCACTGTGGCAATGGGTAAAGGATCATCGTCAACATCACAAATATTCAGACACCGATGCTGATCCACATAACGCACGGAGGGGCTTTTTCTTTTCCCATGTTGGGTGGTTAATATCCGAAAGGCACCCTAAAGTCCTGCAGTACAGCAAGGGTATTGATATGTCGGACCTAGAAGCTGATTCTTGGATAATGTTTCAGAATAA ATACTACTTCCAAGTATACGCCGTGGTTTGCGTCCTTATTCCGTGCATTATTCCAATTATTCTCTGGAATGAGGACCCAGTGAAATCTTTTTTGGTCTGCTACAGCGCAAGAACGTGCCTTTCACtcacatttacatgcttcaTTAATAGTCTGGCCCATACCTACGGTCAGAGGCCCTACGATAAGACAATTCTTCCGCGACAGAATAAGTTTGTTAGCATCTTTATCGCCGGAGAGGGGTGGCACAACTTCCATCATGCATTTCCATGGGACTACAGAGCCTCAGAATTGGGTACATCATTCAACTTAGCCGCAAATGCGATTGATTTTTGTGCCAAAATGGGATGGGTGTATGACCTGAAGACAGTCAGCGTGCAATCCTTAGAGAAGCGAATTAAGAAAACCGGTGACAACTCCCATGAGAAGTACGGGAAACAAGCtagtaagaaattaatttaa